In Devosia litorisediminis, one genomic interval encodes:
- a CDS encoding AI-2E family transporter, protein MARSARRPASDEMSESQFERIMGNAARVSLVLIGFLALLFALKAGQVFLAPITLAIVVGLMFGPVADRVEQFGVPPAISAAIVVLMLLSVIAAGTFLFAVPLSEWVARAPMIWNKLQLQLDNLQGPLETLGNIQEQISSVFASDKAMAVTVEDGGEMIGMALIAPAILAQVLIFLASLYFFVATRDHVRISVLSLCVSRRMRWRTAHVFRDVEAKVSRFLLSITFINFCVGCAVSLAMWAIGMPSPILWGAMAAVLNYIPYVGQGVMVLVLLSVGLGTQTSLEGILLPVGCYVAINFVEGQIVTPHFIGRTMTLNPFIIFLSITFWLWAWGPVGGLVAVPTLLIATSMLHHLLPSKPMVPSKPIGRSANMSERQRLLANTAQAIREQADEAKAEEKNEKRKNERFEPPEGTAPSGLETPA, encoded by the coding sequence ATGGCACGCAGTGCGCGGCGACCGGCGTCGGACGAGATGAGCGAAAGCCAGTTTGAGCGGATTATGGGCAATGCGGCCCGAGTCTCGCTGGTCCTCATTGGCTTTCTGGCGCTGCTATTTGCGCTCAAGGCGGGACAAGTTTTTCTTGCTCCCATCACCCTCGCCATTGTAGTTGGCTTGATGTTCGGTCCAGTGGCTGACCGGGTCGAGCAATTCGGCGTCCCTCCCGCCATTTCTGCCGCCATCGTCGTACTCATGCTGCTCAGCGTGATCGCCGCCGGCACTTTCCTGTTTGCCGTTCCGTTGTCGGAATGGGTCGCGCGGGCGCCGATGATCTGGAACAAGCTGCAATTGCAGCTCGACAATCTGCAGGGGCCTCTTGAAACGCTGGGCAATATCCAGGAGCAGATTTCCTCGGTCTTCGCCAGTGACAAGGCCATGGCTGTGACTGTTGAAGATGGTGGTGAGATGATCGGGATGGCGCTGATTGCGCCAGCCATTCTGGCTCAGGTGCTGATCTTTCTAGCCAGCCTCTACTTTTTTGTAGCAACCCGCGACCATGTGCGCATTTCGGTACTTTCATTGTGCGTGAGCCGGCGGATGCGCTGGCGGACTGCTCATGTGTTCCGTGATGTGGAAGCCAAGGTTAGCCGCTTCCTGTTGTCGATCACCTTCATCAACTTCTGCGTCGGTTGTGCCGTATCGCTGGCCATGTGGGCCATTGGCATGCCCTCACCCATTCTCTGGGGGGCGATGGCGGCAGTGCTCAACTACATACCCTATGTCGGGCAGGGCGTGATGGTGTTGGTCCTGCTCTCCGTGGGATTGGGTACCCAGACGAGCCTTGAAGGCATTTTGCTGCCCGTCGGCTGTTATGTTGCCATCAACTTTGTTGAAGGACAGATTGTTACACCGCACTTTATTGGTCGGACGATGACACTGAACCCGTTCATCATTTTCCTTTCTATTACTTTCTGGTTGTGGGCATGGGGACCGGTAGGCGGGCTGGTCGCTGTCCCTACGCTGTTGATCGCGACCTCCATGCTCCATCACTTGCTGCCCAGCAAACCCATGGTACCGAGCAAACCAATCGGGCGTTCCGCCAATATGTCGGAACGGCAGCGTTTGTTGGCCAATACGGCACAAGCCATTCGCGAACAGGCAGACGAGGCAAAGGCAGAAGAGAAAAACGAAAAGCGCAAGAACGAACGCTTCGAGCCACCCGAAGGGACAGCGCCCAGTGGCTTAGAGACGCCAGCGTAA
- a CDS encoding monovalent cation:proton antiporter-2 (CPA2) family protein, protein MAAEEIGHAAAAHGVDLIPVVALLGAAVIAVPLFKRLGLGSVLGYLAAGLMLGPSGFGLISDPESVLTIAELGVVMFLFIIGLEMEPAKLWALRKQIFGLGVLQVAISGALLTGAGVLLGFAPMVAFVFGMGFVLTSTAIVMQVLGERGELASPGGQRMVSILLLEDLAIVPLLALVALLAPTSGEEVGVISRLLTVAAPIGAVLLLIFVGRRIMNPFFGVMASSKLREVMTAAALLVVLGAALLFQAVGLSMAMGAFLAGVLLSTSSFRHQLEADVEPFRGILLGLFFLAVGMSLDVAVVMSSWQIIALSVVAYMVIKGAAIYAIARLLKSSHAEALERAVLMGQGGEFAFVLYTTAAAAGLIDGPTNAIFTATVIISMVLTPCLMIGLRYALPKPEQSMEGVETVNGLAERILVIGFGRFGQIASQTLLGQGHNLSIIDNDTDMIRVAAQFGFKVYYGDGTRLDILRASGAANVDLVLICVDDKSAANQIAAMFRDEFPLVKVMARAYDRGHAIELVKLGVDYQLRELFESAVVFGAQAIRALGASEADIETVVQGVRERDALRFKAQLFDNVSAVDAAHDLLLRNAAEQAREGGIEVDANAVEDTVNKITHPAPPA, encoded by the coding sequence GTGGCGGCTGAAGAGATTGGACACGCAGCGGCAGCTCATGGCGTCGATCTGATCCCCGTGGTTGCGCTATTGGGCGCGGCGGTGATTGCCGTGCCGCTGTTCAAGCGGCTGGGTCTGGGCTCGGTGCTGGGCTATTTGGCAGCGGGTCTGATGCTGGGCCCCTCTGGCTTCGGGCTGATCAGCGATCCGGAATCAGTGCTCACCATCGCCGAACTGGGCGTGGTCATGTTCCTGTTCATTATCGGTCTGGAAATGGAGCCCGCCAAGCTCTGGGCCCTGCGAAAACAGATCTTTGGTCTCGGCGTCTTGCAGGTTGCAATCAGTGGCGCTTTGCTCACGGGGGCCGGGGTATTGCTCGGCTTCGCGCCGATGGTGGCCTTCGTATTCGGCATGGGTTTTGTCCTCACATCAACGGCCATTGTGATGCAGGTATTGGGCGAGCGTGGAGAACTGGCCAGCCCCGGTGGGCAGCGCATGGTCTCGATTCTGCTGCTTGAAGACCTTGCCATCGTCCCGCTGCTCGCACTGGTTGCCTTGCTTGCCCCTACCTCGGGGGAAGAGGTGGGTGTGATCAGCCGCTTACTCACTGTCGCTGCACCCATTGGTGCTGTGCTGCTGCTCATTTTTGTCGGCCGTCGGATCATGAACCCGTTCTTTGGGGTCATGGCATCGAGCAAATTGCGCGAAGTGATGACGGCTGCGGCCCTGCTGGTGGTTCTGGGCGCCGCCCTGCTTTTCCAGGCGGTCGGCCTGTCGATGGCAATGGGAGCATTTCTGGCGGGTGTTCTGTTGTCAACATCGAGTTTTCGGCATCAGCTGGAGGCTGACGTCGAGCCGTTCCGAGGCATTTTACTGGGCTTGTTCTTTCTGGCGGTGGGCATGTCGCTGGATGTGGCCGTGGTGATGAGCAGCTGGCAGATCATCGCCCTGAGTGTTGTGGCCTACATGGTGATCAAGGGGGCGGCAATCTACGCGATTGCACGCCTATTGAAGTCCAGTCATGCCGAAGCGCTGGAGCGTGCCGTGTTGATGGGGCAGGGCGGTGAATTTGCTTTCGTGCTCTATACCACCGCCGCGGCTGCCGGCCTGATTGATGGGCCGACCAATGCGATTTTTACAGCGACGGTTATCATTTCCATGGTGCTGACCCCCTGTCTGATGATCGGGCTACGCTACGCGCTACCCAAGCCGGAGCAATCGATGGAGGGGGTTGAGACCGTCAATGGTCTGGCGGAACGTATTCTGGTGATCGGCTTCGGTCGATTTGGCCAGATTGCCAGTCAGACCCTGCTTGGGCAGGGGCACAATCTGTCGATCATCGATAACGACACAGACATGATCCGGGTCGCAGCCCAGTTCGGCTTCAAAGTCTATTATGGCGATGGCACGCGCCTTGATATCCTGCGTGCCTCCGGGGCGGCTAATGTCGACCTCGTGCTGATCTGTGTCGACGACAAATCGGCCGCCAACCAGATTGCCGCAATGTTCCGAGACGAGTTCCCCTTGGTCAAGGTGATGGCACGTGCCTATGACCGCGGTCATGCCATCGAGCTGGTGAAGCTCGGTGTCGACTATCAGCTGCGCGAATTGTTCGAATCTGCAGTTGTGTTTGGCGCGCAGGCCATCCGTGCGCTGGGTGCGAGCGAGGCCGATATCGAAACCGTGGTGCAGGGCGTGCGTGAGCGCGACGCGTTGCGGTTCAAGGCGCAATTGTTCGACAATGTCAGTGCCGTCGATGCAGCCCATGACCTGTTGTTGCGCAACGCCGCAGAACAGGCGCGTGAAGGTGGGATCGAGGTCGACGCCAATGCGGTGGAAGACACCGTCAACAAGATCACCCATCCTGCGCCTCCAGCATAG
- a CDS encoding glycogen/starch/alpha-glucan phosphorylase has protein sequence MPQQPIVYDAPTPEPRATSVEAIQSEILERLIYSVGKDPIVARPHDWLAATILTVRDRVMDRWMESSRETWRTSHKRVYYLSLEFLIGRLMRDAMSNVGLMEPVRDALRNLNVDLGDLIDLEPDAALGNGGLGRLAACFLESMSTVKIPAYGYGIRYVHGLFRQEMSEGWQVELPEEWLAHGNPWEFERRESAYEVGFGGYVEPVTDPDGTVRQEWRPNDHLLAVAFDTPIVGWRGARVNTLRLWSAQPIDPILLDKFNSGDHIGALEESAKAEAITRVLYPADSTAAGQELRLRQEFFFSSASLQDIVRRHLQQYGDLGSLADKVAIQLNDTHPAISIAELMRILVDDNGMEWAPAWKLCRGTFGYTNHTLLPEALESWPVALLERLLPRHMQIVYQINADVLADARGRAKFTDAQVANVSLIDEAGGRRVRMGQLAFVGSHSINGVSALHTELMKQTVFSDLHKLYPDRINNKTNGITPRRWLMQCNPGLTQLVSDTIGPAFLDDIDLLKDLDAYAEDATFQAQFAAVKLENKERLAKLIKDRLGIKVSPDAMFDVQIKRIHEYKRQLLNIIQAVALYDEIRAHPERDWVPRVKIFAGKAAPGYWNAKLIIKLINDVAKVINNDPAVRGLLKVVFLPNYNVSLAEVIVPAADLSEQISTAGMEASGTGNMKFMANGAITIGTMDGANVEMHKEVGADNIVIFGLTTEEVEVKRGEGEVPRDSIDASPRLQEALESIATGVFSPDDPNRYRDLIGGLYDHDWFMVARDFDAYATAQAEVDAIWADKARWNAMAIRNTARVGFFSSDRTIRQYAHDIWDVAVPEE, from the coding sequence ATGCCGCAACAGCCGATCGTTTACGACGCCCCTACGCCGGAACCACGTGCAACTTCCGTTGAAGCGATTCAATCGGAAATCCTTGAAAGACTGATCTATTCAGTCGGCAAGGATCCTATCGTTGCCCGGCCACATGACTGGCTTGCCGCAACGATTCTAACGGTGCGTGACCGCGTGATGGATCGCTGGATGGAGTCCTCTCGCGAGACGTGGCGGACCTCACACAAGCGCGTCTACTATCTCAGTCTCGAGTTTCTGATCGGCCGCCTGATGCGGGACGCGATGAGCAATGTCGGGTTGATGGAGCCTGTGCGCGACGCGCTCAGGAACCTCAACGTCGATCTGGGCGATCTGATTGATCTGGAGCCTGACGCAGCGCTGGGCAATGGCGGCCTTGGTCGGCTGGCGGCGTGTTTTCTGGAGTCGATGTCGACGGTCAAAATCCCGGCCTACGGTTATGGCATTCGCTATGTGCACGGGCTGTTCCGGCAGGAGATGAGCGAAGGCTGGCAGGTCGAGCTGCCCGAGGAATGGCTGGCGCACGGCAATCCGTGGGAATTCGAGCGACGCGAAAGTGCTTATGAAGTTGGGTTCGGCGGCTATGTGGAGCCCGTGACCGATCCTGACGGCACAGTGCGCCAGGAATGGCGGCCCAATGATCACTTGCTGGCAGTGGCGTTCGACACTCCGATTGTGGGCTGGCGCGGCGCCCGGGTGAATACGCTGCGGCTGTGGAGCGCGCAGCCTATCGATCCGATCCTGCTCGACAAGTTCAATTCTGGCGACCATATCGGCGCGCTTGAAGAAAGCGCCAAGGCTGAAGCCATTACCCGTGTGCTCTATCCGGCAGATTCGACAGCAGCTGGTCAGGAATTGCGACTGCGTCAGGAGTTCTTCTTCTCCTCGGCATCCCTGCAGGACATCGTGCGGCGGCACTTGCAGCAATATGGCGATCTGGGCTCGCTGGCCGACAAGGTCGCCATTCAGCTCAATGACACCCATCCGGCAATTTCCATTGCCGAACTGATGCGCATTCTGGTCGATGATAACGGCATGGAATGGGCCCCGGCATGGAAGTTGTGCCGCGGTACCTTCGGCTACACCAATCACACGCTTTTGCCTGAAGCGCTCGAAAGCTGGCCGGTAGCGTTGCTGGAGCGTCTGCTGCCGCGTCACATGCAGATTGTGTATCAGATCAATGCGGATGTGCTGGCGGATGCGCGCGGCCGGGCCAAATTCACCGATGCCCAGGTCGCCAATGTGTCGCTGATCGACGAGGCCGGCGGCCGACGGGTGCGGATGGGGCAGTTGGCGTTTGTCGGCTCGCACTCGATTAACGGTGTGTCGGCGTTGCACACCGAGTTGATGAAGCAGACCGTGTTCTCGGACCTGCACAAGCTTTACCCGGACCGGATCAACAACAAGACCAACGGTATTACGCCCCGGCGCTGGCTTATGCAGTGCAATCCCGGGCTGACGCAATTGGTCAGCGATACGATCGGACCAGCGTTTCTGGACGATATCGATCTGCTCAAAGATCTCGATGCCTACGCCGAAGACGCAACTTTCCAGGCGCAGTTTGCCGCTGTGAAGCTGGAAAACAAGGAACGCCTGGCCAAGCTGATCAAGGATCGTCTGGGCATCAAAGTGTCGCCAGACGCCATGTTCGATGTGCAGATCAAGCGCATCCACGAGTATAAGCGTCAGCTGCTCAACATTATTCAAGCTGTTGCGCTATATGACGAAATTCGCGCACATCCGGAACGGGACTGGGTGCCACGCGTTAAGATCTTCGCTGGCAAGGCGGCGCCGGGTTACTGGAACGCCAAGCTCATCATCAAGCTGATCAACGACGTTGCCAAGGTGATTAACAACGATCCTGCGGTGCGTGGATTGCTCAAGGTAGTGTTCCTGCCCAATTACAATGTGAGCCTTGCGGAGGTCATCGTGCCGGCGGCCGATCTGAGCGAACAGATTTCGACAGCTGGCATGGAAGCCTCTGGCACAGGCAACATGAAATTCATGGCCAATGGTGCCATTACCATCGGCACGATGGACGGGGCCAATGTGGAAATGCACAAGGAAGTCGGCGCCGACAACATCGTTATTTTTGGTCTAACCACTGAAGAGGTTGAGGTGAAGCGGGGCGAGGGCGAAGTGCCGCGCGACTCGATTGATGCGTCGCCGCGCTTGCAGGAAGCGCTGGAATCGATCGCCACCGGGGTCTTCTCCCCGGATGATCCGAACCGCTATCGCGATCTGATCGGCGGACTTTACGATCATGACTGGTTCATGGTGGCGCGGGATTTCGACGCCTATGCTACGGCGCAAGCGGAAGTAGACGCCATCTGGGCGGACAAGGCGCGCTGGAATGCTATGGCGATCCGAAATACGGCGCGGGTGGGTTTTTTCTCTTCGGATCGGACGATCCGGCAGTACGCCCATGATATCTGGGATGTGGCGGTGCCTGAAGAATGA
- the glgB gene encoding 1,4-alpha-glucan branching protein GlgB has translation MTKEDWQADVREVEAVVSGRHPNPFGFLGLHEVNGQWVLRAFVPHAEMLSAFTLDDTALGHMIPRHPGGFFEAKVSISKRQPIRYHAKNAGGEWDVYDAYSFGPVLGPMDDYYMGEGNHLRLFDKLGAHEMEFEGIHGTHFAVWAPNAQRVSVVGPFNEWDGRRNPMRNRFENGIWEVFIPVLGTGTLYKYEIVGPDGVTQPLKADPFARQSEMRPKTASIVPDPTPFTWTDEKYLEERATRDWRRTPMSIYEVHLGSWRRRPDGGFLSYDQLAEQLVPYAADMGYTHIELLPISEHPYDPSWGYQPTGLYAPTARFGDPAGFARFVDAAHEAGLGVILDWVPAHFPTDAHGLSNFDGTALYEHADPRQGFHPDWNTAIYNFGRKEVVSFLLNNALYWLEKFHIDGLRVDAVASMLYLDYSRQQGEWVPNKFGGNENLEAVEFLRRVNTEAYRLHPGTFMIAEESTSWPGVSKPVDAGGLGFGFKWNMGFMNDTLRFMSRETIHRKYHHSDMTFGTVYAFSENFVLPLSHDEVVHGKGSLLEKMPGDDWQKFANLRAYFAFMWGHPGKKLLFMGQEFAQRDEWAEAKSLDWYLLDAGMHEGIRRLISDLNLAYRELPALHERDCEPEGFEWVIGNDHGNSVLAWLRKAPGSDPIMVVSNFTPVPRSGYKIPMPMAGKWVERINTDAGWYAGSNTGNQGAVVAKAVEGQHWPAEAELYLPPLSTLFLKFESV, from the coding sequence GTGACCAAAGAAGACTGGCAAGCCGATGTACGGGAAGTGGAGGCTGTCGTCAGTGGGCGGCATCCCAACCCGTTTGGGTTTTTGGGCCTGCATGAAGTCAACGGCCAATGGGTGCTCCGGGCATTCGTTCCGCACGCGGAGATGCTGAGTGCATTCACGCTGGATGACACGGCGCTGGGTCACATGATCCCGCGGCACCCCGGTGGATTTTTCGAAGCGAAGGTTTCGATCAGTAAACGCCAACCGATCCGCTACCATGCCAAAAATGCTGGCGGTGAGTGGGACGTGTATGACGCCTATTCGTTCGGGCCGGTGCTGGGCCCCATGGACGACTACTATATGGGCGAAGGCAACCATTTGCGGCTGTTCGACAAGCTCGGCGCCCATGAGATGGAATTTGAGGGCATTCACGGCACGCATTTCGCAGTTTGGGCGCCCAACGCGCAGCGCGTCAGTGTGGTTGGACCTTTCAACGAATGGGACGGCCGGCGCAATCCAATGCGCAACCGCTTCGAAAACGGCATCTGGGAAGTCTTCATTCCCGTTCTGGGAACCGGCACGCTCTACAAGTACGAGATTGTCGGACCTGACGGGGTAACGCAGCCACTGAAGGCCGATCCTTTCGCGCGCCAGTCTGAAATGCGGCCCAAAACAGCCTCAATAGTGCCTGATCCGACACCCTTTACCTGGACAGATGAGAAGTATCTCGAAGAGCGTGCCACCCGCGATTGGCGGCGGACGCCAATGTCGATCTATGAGGTTCATCTGGGCAGTTGGCGCCGTCGACCTGATGGCGGCTTTCTGAGCTACGACCAGCTGGCTGAGCAGTTGGTGCCTTATGCTGCAGACATGGGATACACCCATATCGAGCTGCTGCCGATCAGCGAGCACCCCTATGATCCGAGCTGGGGCTACCAGCCGACCGGGCTCTATGCGCCGACCGCGCGGTTTGGCGATCCGGCGGGTTTTGCACGTTTCGTTGACGCTGCCCATGAAGCCGGGCTGGGGGTGATCCTGGACTGGGTGCCCGCGCACTTCCCGACCGACGCACACGGCCTGTCGAACTTCGACGGTACCGCTCTTTATGAGCACGCCGACCCTCGACAGGGGTTCCACCCGGACTGGAATACGGCGATTTACAATTTCGGCCGCAAGGAGGTTGTCAGCTTCCTGCTCAACAATGCGTTGTATTGGCTGGAGAAGTTCCACATCGACGGGCTGCGCGTGGATGCGGTGGCATCGATGCTTTACCTCGACTATTCGCGCCAACAGGGCGAATGGGTGCCGAATAAATTTGGCGGCAATGAAAATCTGGAGGCCGTCGAATTCCTGCGTCGGGTCAATACTGAAGCGTATCGCCTGCATCCAGGTACCTTCATGATTGCCGAGGAATCCACATCGTGGCCAGGGGTCAGCAAGCCGGTCGATGCCGGTGGGCTGGGCTTCGGCTTCAAGTGGAATATGGGCTTCATGAACGACACCCTGCGCTTCATGAGCCGCGAGACGATCCATCGAAAATATCATCACAGCGACATGACCTTCGGAACGGTCTACGCGTTCTCGGAGAACTTTGTGCTGCCGCTGAGCCATGACGAAGTGGTGCATGGCAAGGGGTCGCTGCTCGAAAAAATGCCAGGCGATGACTGGCAAAAATTTGCCAATCTGCGCGCCTATTTTGCCTTCATGTGGGGGCATCCCGGCAAGAAGCTGCTGTTCATGGGCCAGGAGTTTGCGCAGCGCGATGAGTGGGCGGAAGCCAAGTCACTTGACTGGTATCTGCTTGATGCGGGGATGCATGAAGGCATTCGGCGGCTAATCTCGGACCTTAATCTTGCCTATCGCGAATTGCCGGCGTTGCATGAGCGCGACTGCGAGCCAGAAGGTTTTGAGTGGGTGATCGGGAACGATCACGGCAATTCGGTATTGGCATGGTTGCGCAAGGCACCGGGCAGTGACCCGATCATGGTGGTCTCCAATTTCACGCCAGTGCCACGCTCGGGATATAAGATTCCGATGCCGATGGCGGGTAAGTGGGTTGAGCGGATCAACACGGATGCGGGTTGGTATGCTGGCTCCAACACCGGGAACCAGGGTGCTGTCGTAGCCAAGGCGGTCGAAGGGCAGCACTGGCCGGCTGAGGCCGAACTCTATCTGCCGCCGCTTTCGACGCTGTTCTTGAAGTTTGAGTCGGTCTAG